A part of Biomphalaria glabrata chromosome 3, xgBioGlab47.1, whole genome shotgun sequence genomic DNA contains:
- the LOC106059315 gene encoding JNK1/MAPK8-associated membrane protein-like — MDTKMSVLCLLLCLGFVNCVYENINGAFKYYNSNVQKTCRGKYCGRMPGNSTCRACPRGYSPDMASLCVQCNSSPTFYDWLYLGFMSLTSLVLHWSFIDFLSRPKRGVLLLHLSALVESVLAAVITLLLCEPVGSFEVRSCPVNQFSDWYSMFFNPTQDYYNTDYCTQEIVYPLYSMVMIYYVFSLVFMMLFRPILSYRLQGCQGQKSIYAALYFLPILILIHAVLAGVIYYAFPYVVVVVSVITSACHLATEENQVMKDLIKQNVTNIRNLTILLGHWALHAYGIIAITQLVQPAYQAPLVALVPFPTIFYILTVKFTDPAMVYPFSTITLQGA, encoded by the exons ATGGATACCAAGATGTCTGTGCTTTGTTTGCTTCTCTGCTTAGGATTTGTGAACTGTGTCTATGAAAACATTAATGGCGCTTTCAAATACTACAATTCAAAtg TTCAAAAGACATGTCGTGGAAAATATTGTGGCCGCATGCCTGGAAACAGCACATGCAGG GCTTGTCCTCGTGGCTACTCTCCAGACATGGCATCTCTTTGTGTCCAGTGTAACAGCTCACCAACATTTTATGACTGGCTCTATCTTGGATTCATGAGTCTAACTTCCCTTGTTCTGCACTGGAGCTTCATTGATTTCCTGTCTCGACCTAAAAG GGGTGTACTACTGTTGCATTTGTCAGCCTTGGTGGAATCTGTCCTGGCAGCAGTGATAACTCTGCTACTTTGTGAGCCAGTTGGTTCATTTGAGGTGCGGTCATGTCCAGTCAATCAATTCAGTGATTGGTATAGTATGTTCTTCAACCCCACCCAGGACTACTACAACACAGACTACTGTACTCAGGAAATAGTTTACCCTTT ATATTCCATGGTAATGATTTACTATGTGTTTTCTCTGGTCTTCATGATGCTGTTCCGCCCTATCCTCTCATATCGACTTCAAGGCTGTCAGGGTCAAAAGTCAATTTATGCAGCATTATACTTTCTACCAATACTCATCCTGATTCATGCTGTGCTAGCAGGAGTTATCT ACTATGCCTTTCCCTATGTTGTGGTGGTTGTGTCAGTTATCACAAGTGCTTGTCATTTAGCTACTGAAGAGAATCAG GTCATGAAGGATCTCATCAAACAGAATGTGACAAATATCCGCAATCTGACCATTCTACTCGGTCACTGGGCACTTCATGCTTATGGAATCATAGCCATCACACAACTTGTTCAGCCAGCCTACCAGGCCCCACTGGTGGCTCTTGTCCCGTTCCCAACTATATTCTACATTCTGACTGTCAAATTCACAGATCCAGCCATGGTTTATCCTTTCAGTACCATCACTTTACAGGGTGCTTGA
- the LOC106059314 gene encoding calcineurin subunit B type 1, with product MGNENSLPMELCSTFDMDEIKRLGKRFRKLDLDNSGSLSIDEFMSLPELHQNPLVQRVIDIFDTDGNGEVDFKEFIEGISQFSVKGDKESKLRFAFKIYDMDKDGYISNGELFQVLKMMVGNNLRDTQLQQIVDKTIIHADTDGDGKISFEEFCDVVGNMDVHKKMVVDV from the exons ATG GGGAATGAAAACAGCCTGCCAATGGAACTGTGTTCCACAT TTGATATGGATGAGATTAAAAGATTAGGAAAGCGCTTCAGAAAGTTGGATTTGGATAATTCAGGGTCACTTAGTATTGATGAATTTATGTCATTACCTGAATTACACCAAAATCCCCTAGTTCAAAGAGTCATAGATATATTTGACACAGATGGAAACGGAGAAGTTGACTTCAAAG AATTTATTGAAGGTATTTCACAGTTTAGTGTCAAAGGGGATAAAGAGTCAAAATTAAGGT TTGCTTTCAAAATATATGACATGGACAAGGATGGCTACATTTCCAATGGTGAGCTTTTCCAAGTCCTGAAAATGATGGTAGGCAACAATCTTAGAGATACGCAACTCCAGCAGATTGTAGATAAAACCATTATACACGCAGACACAGATGGGGATGGCAAGATCTCATTTGAAGAATTTTGTGAT gtCGTAGGAAATATGGATGTTCATAAGAAAATGGTTGTTGATGTGTAA